One segment of Arthrobacter sp. MMS18-M83 DNA contains the following:
- a CDS encoding alcohol dehydrogenase catalytic domain-containing protein: protein MLTARTTAKETISFEDVAEPSLEPGHALVRMHHVALCGTDLHIFEDDYPTELPIIQGHECSGVVETIGEDDSVFRAGDRVAISPMIYCGQCQPCRLGRPNVCLSIGCIGCYSDGAMVELLSVPIEKLCLVPEELPLEIAAMGEPASIAMQAVNRGRPAAGETALVLGSGPIGLLATLYLTDLGVTVVCADTEADRLELATAFGAADTLLVDPRSTFPDTVQAARLNALTDGNGPILVIEATGVPSSFENAVRLVASAGRIVQVGISPRSASISMKDLPFKEVDIMGSRNSLNLIPDGLALLARHPDQARALMTHRFDFRDLPQAYALMGNRTEKVGKIVIDMPAAQAARAAASSQQEVSA, encoded by the coding sequence ATGCTGACAGCACGCACCACTGCCAAAGAAACCATCAGCTTTGAAGACGTGGCAGAGCCTTCCCTGGAACCCGGACACGCTCTGGTCCGTATGCACCATGTAGCCCTTTGCGGAACCGACCTGCATATCTTCGAAGACGACTACCCCACCGAACTTCCGATCATCCAGGGCCACGAATGCTCGGGCGTCGTGGAGACCATTGGCGAGGATGACAGTGTTTTTCGCGCCGGCGACCGGGTGGCCATCAGCCCCATGATTTACTGCGGCCAGTGCCAGCCCTGCCGGCTGGGCAGGCCCAACGTCTGCCTCAGCATTGGCTGCATCGGCTGCTACTCTGATGGCGCCATGGTGGAACTGCTCAGCGTCCCCATAGAAAAGCTCTGCCTTGTTCCAGAGGAACTTCCCCTCGAAATCGCTGCCATGGGCGAACCCGCCTCCATCGCCATGCAGGCTGTCAACCGGGGCCGACCGGCAGCTGGGGAAACCGCCTTGGTGCTCGGCAGCGGGCCCATCGGGCTGCTCGCAACCCTGTACCTGACGGATCTTGGAGTCACGGTAGTCTGCGCGGACACCGAAGCCGACCGGCTGGAGCTCGCCACGGCCTTCGGCGCCGCTGATACTCTCCTCGTCGATCCCCGCTCCACCTTCCCTGACACCGTGCAGGCTGCCCGGCTTAATGCCCTCACGGATGGCAACGGCCCCATTCTGGTCATAGAGGCCACCGGCGTGCCCTCCTCGTTTGAAAACGCCGTCCGACTGGTGGCCAGCGCCGGCCGCATAGTCCAGGTAGGAATTTCGCCGCGAAGCGCCAGCATTTCCATGAAAGACCTTCCTTTCAAAGAGGTCGACATCATGGGCAGCCGCAACAGCCTGAACCTCATTCCCGACGGCCTGGCGTTGCTCGCGCGCCACCCGGACCAGGCCCGGGCGCTCATGACCCACCGCTTCGACTTCAGGGACCTGCCGCAGGCGTACGCCCTGATGGGAAACCGCACCGAGAAGGTAGGCAAGATAGTTATCGACATGCCCGCCGCGCAGGCTGCCAGAGCAGCCGCATCATCCCAGCAGGAAGTTTCGGCATGA
- a CDS encoding YciI family protein, protein MPTFAVTYSYADGTAAGRDQHRPRHVEFLQSQFDGGRLVKSGPFGPDEAPGALLLIKGESKAEVEALMNQDPFFQNNLVEERSIRQWNIFFGANDK, encoded by the coding sequence ATGCCTACTTTCGCCGTCACCTATTCATACGCAGATGGAACCGCCGCTGGCCGCGACCAGCACCGCCCCCGCCATGTCGAGTTCCTGCAGTCGCAGTTCGACGGCGGCCGACTGGTCAAGAGCGGCCCGTTCGGCCCGGACGAAGCACCCGGTGCCCTGCTGCTCATCAAGGGTGAGTCCAAAGCGGAGGTAGAAGCCCTCATGAACCAGGACCCGTTCTTCCAGAACAACCTGGTGGAGGAACGCAGCATCAGGCAGTGGAACATCTTTTTCGGCGCCAACGATAAGTAA